The following coding sequences lie in one Rutidosis leptorrhynchoides isolate AG116_Rl617_1_P2 chromosome 4, CSIRO_AGI_Rlap_v1, whole genome shotgun sequence genomic window:
- the LOC139843106 gene encoding uncharacterized protein, with product MFQDNKNTRALYLQRQFSTIRFDDFSNCAACCQQIKVLVDQLRNVGDKVTDDRMVLQLVAGLNDNFDTVGTHLTQKSKLPSFYEARSKLILEETHKQKQVTHNSSTTDSALITTTAKVSDSTVHDSSQVSDTPRSNLGRGSNYRGRSNRGRGRNFSRNLYANQWNNPNWAYSPNWAATSQWATPPCPYPSSNWVRPNHTQPGILGPRPQQANFSQLQTHPAILHPISKMLCIP from the exons ATGTTTCAAGATAATAAAAATACACGAGCACTGTACCTTCAACGCCAATTCTCGACAATCCGCTTTGATGATTTCTCCAATTGTGCAGCCTGTTGCCAACAAATCAAAGTTCTTGTTGATCAGCTTCGCAACGTTGGTGACAAAGTCACCGATGACCGAATGGTATTACAATTAGTTGCCGGTCTCAATGATAATTTTGACACGGTTGGTACGCATCTCACCCAAAAGAGCAAATTACCCTCCTTCTACGAAGCACGGTCGAAATTGATTCTCGAAGAAACCCATAAACAAAAGCAGGTTACCCACAACTCCTCCACCACTGATTCGGCTCTCATCACCACCACCGCCAAAGTATCCGATTCCACTGTGCACGATTCATCTCAGGTATCTGATACTCCTCGCTCTAATCT AGGCAGGGGTTCTAATTATCGTGGTAGAAGCAATCGTGGAAGGGGAAGAAATTTTTCCCGAAATCTATACGCTAATCAGTGGAATAATCCAAATTGGGCATATTCTCCTAATTGGGCTGCTACATCACAATGGGCCACACCTCCTTGCCCATATCCTTCTTCGAACTGGGTCAGGCCCAATCATACTCAGCCTGGAATTCTTGGACCAAGGCCTCAACAGGCTAATTTTTCACAGCTTCAAACGCATCCCGCTATACTCCATCCGATCTCGAAAATGCTATGCATACCATGA
- the LOC139843107 gene encoding uncharacterized protein: MADKFHPALSVTNRKNMIPITLDIENAQYNSWAQLFKTHCRAYDVLDHIIPATDDDGSLSTTTVNTDPTKSALWSRLDAIVLQWIYGTISVSLLDNILEDESTAANAWT; this comes from the coding sequence ATGGCAGATAAGTTTCACCCTGCACTTTCTGTCACAAACCGTAAAAATATGATACCAATTACCCTTGATATTGAAAACGCACAGTATAATTCTTGGGCTCAATTATTCAAAACTCATTGCAGGGCTTATGATGTTCTAGACCATATCATACCTGCTACTGATGATGATGGTTCATTATCCACCACCACCGTTAACACTGATCCAACCAAATCTGCTCTATGGTCTCGGTTAGATGCCATAGTCCTTCAATGGATCTATGGCACTATCTCTGTTTCCCTGCTCGATAACATTCTTGAGGACGAATCCACTGCTGCCAACGCGTGGACTTGA